One region of Culex pipiens pallens isolate TS chromosome 2, TS_CPP_V2, whole genome shotgun sequence genomic DNA includes:
- the LOC120431747 gene encoding neuronal acetylcholine receptor subunit alpha-2-like, giving the protein MRFELILTGFVSYLAGLCAAEDVQPGKMTWADKLKKDLFVNYDRTNRPTQHYNVTNLIVGMSVRYISIDEAASIFTVSNWMNLQWIDEKLQWNPEDYGDLKIIRTSAESIWKPDLLLYNNARTSNIDHFGLTDVLIYNDGKILWVPPTDFHTFCRLNLRLWPFDQQTCHVKLGSWVHDALSLNLTLNGKPGVDTTDDESDVWTVQNITVKHNTITYECCPEPYVDIEYFFTVKRNSSSYVVVVSPIILILLLTLSVFWLPPHCPEKIVLNGVILMIATALLIFFSIQLPFRYGNTPLVVIFTITTLFLTAFGATLSAIVIKICRIKHTRPVPRLLRRSLLEGRLESMLELGCTLLPPYEDKEIEGNQDEMGDVAIRDWCRLAGLLDRGMFASYLVMFCIAFVWCVV; this is encoded by the exons TTCAACCTGGAAAGATGACTTGGGCTGATAAGCTTAAAAAGGATCTGTTCGTGAACTACGATCGGACTAACCGGCCAACGCAGCACTACAATGTGACTAACCTTATAGTTGG AATGTCCGTCAGATACATTAGCATCGACGAAGCGGCTTCAATATTCACCGTCAGCAACTGGATGAATTTG CAATGGATAGATGAAAAGCTACAATGGAATCCCGAAGATTACGGTGATCTCAAAATCATTCGAACTAGTGCGGAAAGCATCTGGAAGCCGGATCTTCTTTTGTACAATAACGCCAGAACTTCAAACATTGATCACTTTGGCTTGACGGACGTATTGATTTACAACGATGGAAAAATCTTGTGGGTTCCTCCAACTGATTTTCATACCTTCTGTCGGCTGAACCTTCGTCTGTGGCCGTTTGATCAGCAGACTTGTCACGTCAAGCTTGGATCGTGGGTTCACGACGCGTTGAGCCTTAATCTTACCTTGAATGGAAAACCCGGGGTTGACACAACTGATGATGAAAGCGACGTTTGGACTGTTCAAAACATAACCGTTAAACACAACACGATCACTTACGAATGCTGTCCCGAGCCCTACGTTGATATCGAGTACTTTTTCACCGTTAAAAGAAATTCTTCTAGTTACGTAGTCGTTGTGAGTCCAATCATACTGATCTTACTATTGACACTGTCCGTATTTTGGTTACCTCCTCACTGCCCTGAAAAGATCGTGCTCAACGGAGTCATCCTGATGATCGCGACAGCACTTTTGATCTTCTTTTCCATTCAGCTACCCTTCCGGTATGGAAACACCCCTCTAGTTG TGATCTTCACCATTACCACGTTGTTCCTGACCGCCTTCGGAGCAACCCTATCCGCGatcgtgatcaaaatttgtcgAATCAAGCACACCCGACCGGTTCCACGACTGCTCAGAAGATCGCTACTGGAAGGGCGTTTGGAATCGATGCTGGAACTGGGTTGCACTTTACTGCCGCCGTACGAGGATAAGGAAATCGAAGGAAATCAGGACGAGATGGGAGACGTCGCGATACGGGATTGGTGTCGGTTGGCTGGATTGCTGGATAGGGGCATGTTTGCGAGTTATCTTGTGATGTTTTGCATCGCGTTTGTGTGGTGTGTTGTTTAG